One window from the genome of Bacillus rossius redtenbacheri isolate Brsri chromosome 10, Brsri_v3, whole genome shotgun sequence encodes:
- the LOC134535955 gene encoding semaphorin-5A isoform X1, translated as MGGGRPLAVTTAFVFLAASVLAADDTDFRFISYEDLMPTADLFSDPETTAYSQLLFDTERDQVVVGARDALYRLSLRGLTLLEKASWPAPGDKAALCQVKGQSEASCHNYVKVLLTNGKRLFACGTNAFSPQCSWRELENVNNVLELVKGVAKCPYNPLANVTALLTRGGQYFVGSPADFSGADPAIYRSMSTGDRATLRTNQYNSKWLNDPQFVGSFERDGFVYFLFRESAVEYINCGKIIYSRIARVCKNDSGGELMLKDNWTTFVKARLNCSLPGEYPFYFDEIQGMAYVPSVDMVYATFTTPSNSIPGSAICAFNMTAINSAFAGPFKHQSSSGSAWEPHHTPRRHHFECQAAAPQSRQLLDSSKYQLMDHAVQPTTLGPLYTGQLETLTHIAVDVMSTNLYSDQHVLYVATTTGFVKKISVLSRTHETCVVEVWKLHSGESPVPINTVQYLKETESVYVGLTEGVLRVPAQHCDRHGSREACLNAMDPYCGWNELKEQCTTAPNRNPLAKYWQQSVTRCPVLTDPVDGGWGSWSSWFPCSHLGPGQTEPGGDECSCRRRHCDNPAPRHGGRPCEGVSVAVANCTVHGGWTAWSAWSACSQTCGMAVKTRRRQCGNPAPAHGGRVCVGPDHSEIYCTTNPPCPALTPPPRDGGWSSWGPWDECSASCGGGYRVRRRRCDNPAPEHGGQDCQGCHTDHETCGAVACPEVRRLSQWTPWLPTNASAGGGGSYLERRYRFSCKAPVGDPALLKIVPVKEEDRYCNADGSCMKTGRGDGEEAWSEWTGWSDCSAECGTGHQHRTRTCEGRRESCEGASSMARSCNTHPCRGEWGCWTDWSSCSATCGQGRRQRTRLCLSVGSRNLLETGCDGSSVQQEPCELASCESLQGWEPWTVWSECDRQDEQHRRRKCLTTNPGPELCQGHDQETRMCVELRDDNEISPLGVQSSLDSSGAGSVSVGVILGSCLVAFLVGVIAGTALWYFYQQRKRPRVPGSPHYISSKQNPYVTVPLKETAAAATTPSAKRAPSGAGGLPGSPHKGSANGGTPKLFAKPLVEYETATIKRNSHGMANGHMRTDLEQDKFF; from the exons GGACGCCCTGTACCGCCTGTCCCTGCGGGGGCTGACCCTGCTGGAGAAGGCCTCGTGGCCGGCGCCCGGCGACAAGGCGGCCCTGTGCCAGGTGAAGGGCCAGTCCGAGGCCAGCTGCCACAACTACGTCAAGGTGCTGCTGACCAACGGCAAGAGGCTGTTCGCGTGCGGCACCAACGCCTTCTCGCCGCAGTGCTCCTGGAGAGAG CTAGAGAACGTGAACAACGTGCTAGAGCTGGTGAAGGGCGTGGCCAAGTGCCCCTACAACCCTCTGGCCAACGTGACTGCGCTGCTGACGAGGGGCGGCCAGTACTTCGTGGGCAGCCCCGCCGACTTCTCGGGCGCCGACCCGGCCATCTACCGCAGCATGAGCACCGGCGACCGCGCCACGCTGCGCACCAACCAGTACAACAGCAAGTGGCTCAACGACCCGCAGTTCGTGGGCTCCTTCGAGCGGGACGGCTTCGTGTACTTCTTGTTCCGCGAGAGCGCCGTCGAGTACATCAACTGCGGCAAG ATAATCTATTCCCGCATCGCACGAGTGTGCAAGAATGACAGCGGAGGGGAGCTGATGCTGAAGGACAACTGGACCACGTTCGTGAAGGCGAGACTCAACTGCTCCCTCCCGGGGGAGTATCCTTTCTACTTCGACGAGATCCAGGGCATGGCATACGTGCCTTCAGTGGACATGGTGTATGCCACGTTTACAACCCCGAG CAACAGCATACCGGGCTCGGCGATCTGCGCCTTCAACATGACGGCGATCAACTCCGCGTTTGCGGGCCCGTTCAAGCACCAGTCGAGCAGCGGCTCGGCCTGGGAGCCCCACCACACCCCTCGCCGCCACCACTTCGAGTGCCAGGCGGCGGCACCCCAGTCCCGCCAGCTGCTGGACTCGTCCAAGTACCAGCTGATGGACCACGCGGTGCAGCCGACCACGCTCGGCCCGCTCTACACCGGCCAGCTGGAGACCCTCACCCACATCGCGGTGGACGTCATGTCCACAAACCTCTACAG tgaccaGCACGTGCTGTATGTGGCGACCACCACTGGTTTCGTGAAGAAGATATCCGTACTCTCGCGCACTCACGAGACGTGCGTTGTGGAAGTGTGGAAGCTGCACTCCGGGGAGTCCCCGGTGCCAATCAACACTGTGCAGTACCTCAAGGAGACT GAGTCCGTGTACGTGGGGCTGACGGAGGGCGTGCTGCGCGTCCCGGCGCAGCACTGCGACAGGCACGGCAGCCGCGAGGCCTGCCTCAACGCCATGGACCCGTACTGCGGCTGGAACGAGCTTAAAGAGCAGTGCACCACCGCCCCCAACCGCAACCCGCTGGCCAAGTACTGGCAGCAGTCCGTCACCCGCTGCCCTGTGCTCACCGATCCAG TGGATGGGGGCTGGGGCAGCTGGTCCAGCTGGTTCCCCTGCTCGCACCTGGGCCCGGGCCAAACGGAGCCGGGCGGCGACGAGTGCAGCTGCCGGCGGCGGCACTGCGACAACCCGGCGCCGCGGCACGGCGGCCGGCCGTGCGAGGGCGTCTCGGTGGCCGTGGCCAACTGCACGGTGCACGGGGGCTGGACCGCCTGGTCGGCGTGGTCGGCCTGCTCCCAGACGTGCGGCATGGCCGTGAAGACGCGGCGGCGGCAGTGCGGCAACCCGGCGCCCGCTCACGGCGGCCGCGTGTGCGTGGGGCCCGACCACAGCGAGATATACTGCACGACCAACCCTCCCTGCCCCG CGCTAACCCCGCCTCCCCGCGACGGAGGCTGGAGCTCGTGGGGCCCCTGGGACGAGTGCTCTGCCTCTTGCGGGGGCGGCTACAGGGTGCGCCGGCGGCGCTGCGACAACCCCGCCCCGGAGCATGGCGGCCAGGACTGCCAGGGCTGCCACACCGACCACGAGACGTGCGGTGCCGTCGCCTGCCCCGAGGTGAGGCGGCTGTCGCAGTGGACCCCCTGGCTGCCGACCAACGCCTCTGCCGGCGGCGGGGGGTCGTACCTGGAGCGGCGGTACCGGTTCTCGTGCAAGGCGCCCGTGGGCGACCCCGCGCTGCTCAAGATCGTCCCGGTCAAGGAGGAGGACAGATACTGCAACGCAGACGGATCCTGCATGAAGACAG GTCGCGGCGACGGGGAGGAGGCCTGGTCGGAGTGGACCGGCTGGTCTGATTGCTCGGCCGAGTGCGGCACGGGCCACCAGCACCGCACCCGGACGTGCGAGGGACGCCGCGAGAGCTGCGAGGGAGCTTCGAGCATGGCGCGCAGCTGCAACACCCACCCTTGCAGAG GCGAGTGGGGCTGCTGGACGGACTGGTCTTCGTGCTCGGCGACGTGCGGCCAGGGCAGGCGCCAGCGCACCCGCCTGTGCCTCAGCGTCGGCAGCCGCAACCTGCTGGAGACGGGCTGCGACGGCTCCTCCGTGCAGCAGGAGCCCTGCGAGTTGGCCAGCTGCGAGT CCCTGCAAGGTTGGGAGCCGTGGACGGTGTGGTCGGAGTGCGACAGGCAGGACGAGCAGCACCGCCGCAGGAAGTGCCTCACCACGAACCCTGGACCCGAGCTGTGCCAAGGACACGACCAGGAGACCCGCATGTGCGTCGAGCTGCGGGACGACAACG AAATATCTCCGCTGGGGGTCCAGAGCAGCCTGGACTCCAGCGGCGCTGGCTCAGTCTCTGTCGGCGTGATCCTCGGTTCGTGCCTGGTGGCGTTCCTGGTGGGCGTGATCGCCGGCACGGCGCTGTGGTACTTCTACCAGCAGCGCAAGAGACCGCGCGTTCCCGGCAGCCCGCACTACATATCGTCCAAGCAGAACCCGTACGTGACGGTGCCGCTGAAGGAGACAGCGGCCGCGGCGACGACTCCGAGCGCCAAGCGCGCGCCGTCGGGGGCCGGCGGCCTGCCCGGGAGCCCGCACAAGGGCTCGGCCAATGGCGGGACGCCCAAGCTGTTCGCCAAGCCGCTCGTCGAGTACGAGACGGCCACCATAAAGAGGAACAGCCACGGCATGGCGAACGGGCACATGCGCACAGACTTGGAGCAGGACAAGTTCTTCTGA
- the LOC134535955 gene encoding semaphorin-5A isoform X2 yields the protein MPTADLFSDPETTAYSQLLFDTERDQVVVGARDALYRLSLRGLTLLEKASWPAPGDKAALCQVKGQSEASCHNYVKVLLTNGKRLFACGTNAFSPQCSWRELENVNNVLELVKGVAKCPYNPLANVTALLTRGGQYFVGSPADFSGADPAIYRSMSTGDRATLRTNQYNSKWLNDPQFVGSFERDGFVYFLFRESAVEYINCGKIIYSRIARVCKNDSGGELMLKDNWTTFVKARLNCSLPGEYPFYFDEIQGMAYVPSVDMVYATFTTPSNSIPGSAICAFNMTAINSAFAGPFKHQSSSGSAWEPHHTPRRHHFECQAAAPQSRQLLDSSKYQLMDHAVQPTTLGPLYTGQLETLTHIAVDVMSTNLYSDQHVLYVATTTGFVKKISVLSRTHETCVVEVWKLHSGESPVPINTVQYLKETESVYVGLTEGVLRVPAQHCDRHGSREACLNAMDPYCGWNELKEQCTTAPNRNPLAKYWQQSVTRCPVLTDPVDGGWGSWSSWFPCSHLGPGQTEPGGDECSCRRRHCDNPAPRHGGRPCEGVSVAVANCTVHGGWTAWSAWSACSQTCGMAVKTRRRQCGNPAPAHGGRVCVGPDHSEIYCTTNPPCPALTPPPRDGGWSSWGPWDECSASCGGGYRVRRRRCDNPAPEHGGQDCQGCHTDHETCGAVACPEVRRLSQWTPWLPTNASAGGGGSYLERRYRFSCKAPVGDPALLKIVPVKEEDRYCNADGSCMKTGRGDGEEAWSEWTGWSDCSAECGTGHQHRTRTCEGRRESCEGASSMARSCNTHPCRGEWGCWTDWSSCSATCGQGRRQRTRLCLSVGSRNLLETGCDGSSVQQEPCELASCESLQGWEPWTVWSECDRQDEQHRRRKCLTTNPGPELCQGHDQETRMCVELRDDNEISPLGVQSSLDSSGAGSVSVGVILGSCLVAFLVGVIAGTALWYFYQQRKRPRVPGSPHYISSKQNPYVTVPLKETAAAATTPSAKRAPSGAGGLPGSPHKGSANGGTPKLFAKPLVEYETATIKRNSHGMANGHMRTDLEQDKFF from the exons GGACGCCCTGTACCGCCTGTCCCTGCGGGGGCTGACCCTGCTGGAGAAGGCCTCGTGGCCGGCGCCCGGCGACAAGGCGGCCCTGTGCCAGGTGAAGGGCCAGTCCGAGGCCAGCTGCCACAACTACGTCAAGGTGCTGCTGACCAACGGCAAGAGGCTGTTCGCGTGCGGCACCAACGCCTTCTCGCCGCAGTGCTCCTGGAGAGAG CTAGAGAACGTGAACAACGTGCTAGAGCTGGTGAAGGGCGTGGCCAAGTGCCCCTACAACCCTCTGGCCAACGTGACTGCGCTGCTGACGAGGGGCGGCCAGTACTTCGTGGGCAGCCCCGCCGACTTCTCGGGCGCCGACCCGGCCATCTACCGCAGCATGAGCACCGGCGACCGCGCCACGCTGCGCACCAACCAGTACAACAGCAAGTGGCTCAACGACCCGCAGTTCGTGGGCTCCTTCGAGCGGGACGGCTTCGTGTACTTCTTGTTCCGCGAGAGCGCCGTCGAGTACATCAACTGCGGCAAG ATAATCTATTCCCGCATCGCACGAGTGTGCAAGAATGACAGCGGAGGGGAGCTGATGCTGAAGGACAACTGGACCACGTTCGTGAAGGCGAGACTCAACTGCTCCCTCCCGGGGGAGTATCCTTTCTACTTCGACGAGATCCAGGGCATGGCATACGTGCCTTCAGTGGACATGGTGTATGCCACGTTTACAACCCCGAG CAACAGCATACCGGGCTCGGCGATCTGCGCCTTCAACATGACGGCGATCAACTCCGCGTTTGCGGGCCCGTTCAAGCACCAGTCGAGCAGCGGCTCGGCCTGGGAGCCCCACCACACCCCTCGCCGCCACCACTTCGAGTGCCAGGCGGCGGCACCCCAGTCCCGCCAGCTGCTGGACTCGTCCAAGTACCAGCTGATGGACCACGCGGTGCAGCCGACCACGCTCGGCCCGCTCTACACCGGCCAGCTGGAGACCCTCACCCACATCGCGGTGGACGTCATGTCCACAAACCTCTACAG tgaccaGCACGTGCTGTATGTGGCGACCACCACTGGTTTCGTGAAGAAGATATCCGTACTCTCGCGCACTCACGAGACGTGCGTTGTGGAAGTGTGGAAGCTGCACTCCGGGGAGTCCCCGGTGCCAATCAACACTGTGCAGTACCTCAAGGAGACT GAGTCCGTGTACGTGGGGCTGACGGAGGGCGTGCTGCGCGTCCCGGCGCAGCACTGCGACAGGCACGGCAGCCGCGAGGCCTGCCTCAACGCCATGGACCCGTACTGCGGCTGGAACGAGCTTAAAGAGCAGTGCACCACCGCCCCCAACCGCAACCCGCTGGCCAAGTACTGGCAGCAGTCCGTCACCCGCTGCCCTGTGCTCACCGATCCAG TGGATGGGGGCTGGGGCAGCTGGTCCAGCTGGTTCCCCTGCTCGCACCTGGGCCCGGGCCAAACGGAGCCGGGCGGCGACGAGTGCAGCTGCCGGCGGCGGCACTGCGACAACCCGGCGCCGCGGCACGGCGGCCGGCCGTGCGAGGGCGTCTCGGTGGCCGTGGCCAACTGCACGGTGCACGGGGGCTGGACCGCCTGGTCGGCGTGGTCGGCCTGCTCCCAGACGTGCGGCATGGCCGTGAAGACGCGGCGGCGGCAGTGCGGCAACCCGGCGCCCGCTCACGGCGGCCGCGTGTGCGTGGGGCCCGACCACAGCGAGATATACTGCACGACCAACCCTCCCTGCCCCG CGCTAACCCCGCCTCCCCGCGACGGAGGCTGGAGCTCGTGGGGCCCCTGGGACGAGTGCTCTGCCTCTTGCGGGGGCGGCTACAGGGTGCGCCGGCGGCGCTGCGACAACCCCGCCCCGGAGCATGGCGGCCAGGACTGCCAGGGCTGCCACACCGACCACGAGACGTGCGGTGCCGTCGCCTGCCCCGAGGTGAGGCGGCTGTCGCAGTGGACCCCCTGGCTGCCGACCAACGCCTCTGCCGGCGGCGGGGGGTCGTACCTGGAGCGGCGGTACCGGTTCTCGTGCAAGGCGCCCGTGGGCGACCCCGCGCTGCTCAAGATCGTCCCGGTCAAGGAGGAGGACAGATACTGCAACGCAGACGGATCCTGCATGAAGACAG GTCGCGGCGACGGGGAGGAGGCCTGGTCGGAGTGGACCGGCTGGTCTGATTGCTCGGCCGAGTGCGGCACGGGCCACCAGCACCGCACCCGGACGTGCGAGGGACGCCGCGAGAGCTGCGAGGGAGCTTCGAGCATGGCGCGCAGCTGCAACACCCACCCTTGCAGAG GCGAGTGGGGCTGCTGGACGGACTGGTCTTCGTGCTCGGCGACGTGCGGCCAGGGCAGGCGCCAGCGCACCCGCCTGTGCCTCAGCGTCGGCAGCCGCAACCTGCTGGAGACGGGCTGCGACGGCTCCTCCGTGCAGCAGGAGCCCTGCGAGTTGGCCAGCTGCGAGT CCCTGCAAGGTTGGGAGCCGTGGACGGTGTGGTCGGAGTGCGACAGGCAGGACGAGCAGCACCGCCGCAGGAAGTGCCTCACCACGAACCCTGGACCCGAGCTGTGCCAAGGACACGACCAGGAGACCCGCATGTGCGTCGAGCTGCGGGACGACAACG AAATATCTCCGCTGGGGGTCCAGAGCAGCCTGGACTCCAGCGGCGCTGGCTCAGTCTCTGTCGGCGTGATCCTCGGTTCGTGCCTGGTGGCGTTCCTGGTGGGCGTGATCGCCGGCACGGCGCTGTGGTACTTCTACCAGCAGCGCAAGAGACCGCGCGTTCCCGGCAGCCCGCACTACATATCGTCCAAGCAGAACCCGTACGTGACGGTGCCGCTGAAGGAGACAGCGGCCGCGGCGACGACTCCGAGCGCCAAGCGCGCGCCGTCGGGGGCCGGCGGCCTGCCCGGGAGCCCGCACAAGGGCTCGGCCAATGGCGGGACGCCCAAGCTGTTCGCCAAGCCGCTCGTCGAGTACGAGACGGCCACCATAAAGAGGAACAGCCACGGCATGGCGAACGGGCACATGCGCACAGACTTGGAGCAGGACAAGTTCTTCTGA
- the LOC134535955 gene encoding semaphorin-5A isoform X3 translates to MGGGRPLAVTTAFVFLAASVLAADDTDFRFISYEDLMPTADLFSDPETTAYSQLLFDTERDQVVVGARDALYRLSLRGLTLLEKASWPAPGDKAALCQVKGQSEASCHNYVKVLLTNGKRLFACGTNAFSPQCSWRELENVNNVLELVKGVAKCPYNPLANVTALLTRGGQYFVGSPADFSGADPAIYRSMSTGDRATLRTNQYNSKWLNDPQFVGSFERDGFVYFLFRESAVEYINCGKIIYSRIARVCKNDSGGELMLKDNWTTFVKARLNCSLPGEYPFYFDEIQGMAYVPSVDMVYATFTTPSNSIPGSAICAFNMTAINSAFAGPFKHQSSSGSAWEPHHTPRRHHFECQAAAPQSRQLLDSSKYQLMDHAVQPTTLGPLYTGQLETLTHIAVDVMSTNLYSDQHVLYVATTTGFVKKISVLSRTHETCVVEVWKLHSGESPVPINTVQYLKETESVYVGLTEGVLRVPAQHCDRHGSREACLNAMDPYCGWNELKEQCTTAPNRNPLAKYWQQSVTRCPVLTDPVDGGWGSWSSWFPCSHLGPGQTEPGGDECSCRRRHCDNPAPRHGGRPCEGVSVAVANCTVHGGWTAWSAWSACSQTCGMAVKTRRRQCGNPAPAHGGRVCVGPDHSEIYCTTNPPCPALTPPPRDGGWSSWGPWDECSASCGGGYRVRRRRCDNPAPEHGGQDCQGCHTDHETCGAVACPEVRRLSQWTPWLPTNASAGGGGSYLERRYRFSCKAPVGDPALLKIVPVKEEDRYCNADGSCMKTGRGDGEEAWSEWTGWSDCSAECGTGHQHRTRTCEGRRESCEGASSMARSCNTHPCRGWSPCSASRARVVRGPATLFRSAFKLPTLTRKLFEGGWSGKQGYCNTVILLSESILCIFIIISGVARICVWGGVKKTSPPPPPRIKVGGLGGPPPGKFGF, encoded by the exons GGACGCCCTGTACCGCCTGTCCCTGCGGGGGCTGACCCTGCTGGAGAAGGCCTCGTGGCCGGCGCCCGGCGACAAGGCGGCCCTGTGCCAGGTGAAGGGCCAGTCCGAGGCCAGCTGCCACAACTACGTCAAGGTGCTGCTGACCAACGGCAAGAGGCTGTTCGCGTGCGGCACCAACGCCTTCTCGCCGCAGTGCTCCTGGAGAGAG CTAGAGAACGTGAACAACGTGCTAGAGCTGGTGAAGGGCGTGGCCAAGTGCCCCTACAACCCTCTGGCCAACGTGACTGCGCTGCTGACGAGGGGCGGCCAGTACTTCGTGGGCAGCCCCGCCGACTTCTCGGGCGCCGACCCGGCCATCTACCGCAGCATGAGCACCGGCGACCGCGCCACGCTGCGCACCAACCAGTACAACAGCAAGTGGCTCAACGACCCGCAGTTCGTGGGCTCCTTCGAGCGGGACGGCTTCGTGTACTTCTTGTTCCGCGAGAGCGCCGTCGAGTACATCAACTGCGGCAAG ATAATCTATTCCCGCATCGCACGAGTGTGCAAGAATGACAGCGGAGGGGAGCTGATGCTGAAGGACAACTGGACCACGTTCGTGAAGGCGAGACTCAACTGCTCCCTCCCGGGGGAGTATCCTTTCTACTTCGACGAGATCCAGGGCATGGCATACGTGCCTTCAGTGGACATGGTGTATGCCACGTTTACAACCCCGAG CAACAGCATACCGGGCTCGGCGATCTGCGCCTTCAACATGACGGCGATCAACTCCGCGTTTGCGGGCCCGTTCAAGCACCAGTCGAGCAGCGGCTCGGCCTGGGAGCCCCACCACACCCCTCGCCGCCACCACTTCGAGTGCCAGGCGGCGGCACCCCAGTCCCGCCAGCTGCTGGACTCGTCCAAGTACCAGCTGATGGACCACGCGGTGCAGCCGACCACGCTCGGCCCGCTCTACACCGGCCAGCTGGAGACCCTCACCCACATCGCGGTGGACGTCATGTCCACAAACCTCTACAG tgaccaGCACGTGCTGTATGTGGCGACCACCACTGGTTTCGTGAAGAAGATATCCGTACTCTCGCGCACTCACGAGACGTGCGTTGTGGAAGTGTGGAAGCTGCACTCCGGGGAGTCCCCGGTGCCAATCAACACTGTGCAGTACCTCAAGGAGACT GAGTCCGTGTACGTGGGGCTGACGGAGGGCGTGCTGCGCGTCCCGGCGCAGCACTGCGACAGGCACGGCAGCCGCGAGGCCTGCCTCAACGCCATGGACCCGTACTGCGGCTGGAACGAGCTTAAAGAGCAGTGCACCACCGCCCCCAACCGCAACCCGCTGGCCAAGTACTGGCAGCAGTCCGTCACCCGCTGCCCTGTGCTCACCGATCCAG TGGATGGGGGCTGGGGCAGCTGGTCCAGCTGGTTCCCCTGCTCGCACCTGGGCCCGGGCCAAACGGAGCCGGGCGGCGACGAGTGCAGCTGCCGGCGGCGGCACTGCGACAACCCGGCGCCGCGGCACGGCGGCCGGCCGTGCGAGGGCGTCTCGGTGGCCGTGGCCAACTGCACGGTGCACGGGGGCTGGACCGCCTGGTCGGCGTGGTCGGCCTGCTCCCAGACGTGCGGCATGGCCGTGAAGACGCGGCGGCGGCAGTGCGGCAACCCGGCGCCCGCTCACGGCGGCCGCGTGTGCGTGGGGCCCGACCACAGCGAGATATACTGCACGACCAACCCTCCCTGCCCCG CGCTAACCCCGCCTCCCCGCGACGGAGGCTGGAGCTCGTGGGGCCCCTGGGACGAGTGCTCTGCCTCTTGCGGGGGCGGCTACAGGGTGCGCCGGCGGCGCTGCGACAACCCCGCCCCGGAGCATGGCGGCCAGGACTGCCAGGGCTGCCACACCGACCACGAGACGTGCGGTGCCGTCGCCTGCCCCGAGGTGAGGCGGCTGTCGCAGTGGACCCCCTGGCTGCCGACCAACGCCTCTGCCGGCGGCGGGGGGTCGTACCTGGAGCGGCGGTACCGGTTCTCGTGCAAGGCGCCCGTGGGCGACCCCGCGCTGCTCAAGATCGTCCCGGTCAAGGAGGAGGACAGATACTGCAACGCAGACGGATCCTGCATGAAGACAG GTCGCGGCGACGGGGAGGAGGCCTGGTCGGAGTGGACCGGCTGGTCTGATTGCTCGGCCGAGTGCGGCACGGGCCACCAGCACCGCACCCGGACGTGCGAGGGACGCCGCGAGAGCTGCGAGGGAGCTTCGAGCATGGCGCGCAGCTGCAACACCCACCCTTGCAGAGGTTGGTCGCCCTGCTCGGCGAGTCGAGCTCGGGTTGTCCGGGGTCCGGCCACTCTGTTTCGGTCTGCATTCAAACTGCCTACATTAACCAGAAAACTTTTTGAGGGAGGGTGGAGTGGAAAGCAAGGGTACTGCAACACTGTTATTTTACTTAGTGAATCTATACTGTGTATATTTATCATCAttagtggcgtagccaggatttgtgtatgggggggtgttaagaaaacgtccccccccccccccccccgtattaaagtgggggggttggggggtcctcccccgggcaaatttggattttaa